The sequence below is a genomic window from Labilithrix sp..
CGCAGAGGCCGCCGCGGCACGGCGTGATCCCCTTCACCGCGACGAGGGGCTTGCCTCCGCCGCCGGTCCGGTACTCCGTCACGTACTCGCCGGTCGGGAGGTAGATCGCGACGCGGTCTTCGTTTTTGTCCTTTTCGCCGTGATCGACGACGTGCAGGCGGCCCTTCGTGTCGATCGCGAGCCCGTCGATGCTGCCCTTCGCCGGCTGGCCGAGCGCGATCGCGGTCACCTTGCAGCCCGCCGGCGTCGGCTCGAGCTTCGCGATCCGTCGTTCGACCGGGGCGCCGTCGACGAGCTTCGCGAACGCGACGTAGCCGCGCGTTCCGTCGCGCAGCATCGTGATCGCGGTCGGCCGCAGATCGCTCGCGGCGGTGTCGAGGTCGCTCTCGCACGGCACCGCGGGCAGCGGCGCGATGCGCGACACGACGCCGGTCGGCGACGACGTGTAGACGTTCCCGTCGTCGTCCGCGGCGAGGTAGTCGCCCGGCTCGCCGGCGGTGAACGCCTCGTCGCGGACGAGCTCGCACGTCGGCACGATCGACGTCGCGGTGTAACGCGCGAGCGTGTACGTGACCTCGTCCGCGATCTTCGCGATGTAGAGCGTCGTCTTGCAGTCCTCGTCGGTGGTGGCCCACGCGGAGCCGAGCTGCACGCCGGTGAGGTCCGCGGGCACCTTGCACGAGGCCGCGGCGCGGGCGAGCGGGCACGCGACGCTCTCGTTCGGCGCGCCGTCGGGCAGGATCGCCGCGCCGTCGGGCAAGCGCGGGACCGCGCTCGTGCCGCCGGGCCCGGCGCTCGGCGACGACTCGCTGCACGCGACGACGGCGGCAAGGACCGCCGACGTGAGGACGAGGAAGACCAGACCGCGCCGCATCGCGCGGGACGAAACCACCGCGCGGGCCGCGCGTCCAGCACCGGAGGACCGCCGTGCGGCGCGGCGTCCCTTGACGGTGTGGGGCACGCTTGATACTCGCTGAACCGTCATTCAGTTTGGTCCCACTCATCTCGAAGGAGACGCCGATGGCGGTCGATATCAAGAAGCTGTTCAACGAGGAACTTCCCGCTGCGCTCGAGAAGAACGCGGAGGACGCGAAGACGATCGGCGCGAAGTACCAGATGAACGTGACCGGCGAGGGTGAGTGGACGATCGACGTCACGTCGTCGGGCCCGAGCTGCAAGCCGGGCACGGACGCGGCGGCCGACTGCACGATCACGATCGCGGCGGAGGACTTCCAGAAGCTGATCGAGAACCCGCAGGCGAACGGCATGCAGCTGTTCTTCGCGGGCAAGCTGAAGGTCGCGGGCAACCAGATGCTCGCGATGAAGCTGCAGAAGCTCTTCGGCTACAAGTGAGCTGACGCGGTGACGCCGCTCGCCGGTATTCGTGTCCTCGATCTGTCGCGGCTCCTCCCCGGGCCGTACGCCACGCTGGTCCTCGCGGACCTCGGCGCAGAGGTCGACAAGATCGAGGACATGGCGGGCGGTGACTACCTCCGCGTGATGCCGCCGCACGTCACCGGCGGCGAGGGCACCGAGGCGACGTCGAGCATCTTCCTCGCGCTGAACCGCAACA
It includes:
- a CDS encoding SCP2 sterol-binding domain-containing protein encodes the protein MAVDIKKLFNEELPAALEKNAEDAKTIGAKYQMNVTGEGEWTIDVTSSGPSCKPGTDAAADCTITIAAEDFQKLIENPQANGMQLFFAGKLKVAGNQMLAMKLQKLFGYK